Proteins encoded in a region of the Mycolicibacterium chitae genome:
- a CDS encoding acyl-CoA dehydrogenase family protein, whose amino-acid sequence MTSSDQLRTQVDRWVGEHFPAKFRGAGGSALLADIDPAAAAGWYAALGERGYTVPHWPREHGGLDCTEEQAAAIRSVLAAHGAGLPDHYFVPLMLIGPAIMDWGTPEQQRKYLPGIVSGADMWCQLFSEPGAGSDLASLATRAVREGASWRINGQKVWSSFATDSRYGMLLARTDPERPKNAGITCFLVDMALPGVTVRPLRQLTGDEHFCEVFLEDLVLGPETILGEVDDGWRVAMSTLNAERSGLSETSSASGVPLAPVLELARRTGAWADPVIRDRLVDLFAVEHALALTNLRSIAESRNPGGSPTGSITKLVLSELSQEISELGFEIGGAEAAYWDEEMPPETHNLLDSRRFTIAGGTSEVQRNIVGERVLGLEREIDPGRGKPWRELRRS is encoded by the coding sequence ATGACATCTTCCGACCAACTGCGCACCCAGGTCGACCGCTGGGTCGGCGAGCACTTCCCGGCGAAATTCCGCGGCGCGGGCGGTTCGGCGCTGCTGGCCGACATCGACCCGGCCGCGGCCGCGGGCTGGTACGCCGCGCTGGGGGAGCGCGGCTACACCGTGCCGCACTGGCCCCGCGAACACGGCGGACTGGACTGCACCGAGGAACAGGCCGCCGCGATCCGTTCGGTGCTGGCCGCCCACGGCGCCGGGCTGCCCGACCACTACTTCGTGCCGCTGATGCTGATCGGCCCGGCCATCATGGACTGGGGAACCCCGGAGCAGCAGCGGAAGTACCTGCCCGGCATCGTGTCCGGGGCCGACATGTGGTGTCAGCTGTTCAGCGAACCCGGCGCCGGTTCGGACCTGGCCAGCCTGGCCACCCGGGCCGTGCGCGAGGGCGCGTCGTGGCGGATCAACGGCCAGAAGGTGTGGAGTTCGTTCGCCACCGACTCGCGCTACGGGATGCTGTTGGCCCGCACCGATCCCGAGCGGCCGAAGAACGCCGGCATCACCTGCTTCCTGGTCGATATGGCCTTACCGGGCGTGACCGTGCGCCCGCTGCGCCAACTCACCGGCGACGAACACTTCTGCGAGGTGTTCCTCGAGGACCTGGTGCTGGGCCCCGAGACCATCCTCGGCGAGGTCGACGACGGGTGGCGGGTGGCGATGTCGACGCTGAACGCCGAACGCTCCGGGCTCTCGGAAACCTCGAGCGCCAGCGGCGTCCCGTTGGCCCCGGTGCTGGAGTTGGCCCGGCGCACCGGAGCCTGGGCGGATCCGGTGATCCGGGATCGGCTGGTCGACCTGTTCGCCGTCGAGCACGCGCTGGCGCTGACCAACCTGCGCTCCATCGCCGAGTCCCGCAACCCCGGGGGATCGCCGACCGGCTCCATCACCAAGCTGGTGCTCTCCGAATTGTCCCAGGAGATCAGCGAACTCGGGTTCGAGATCGGCGGGGCGGAGGCGGCTTACTGGGACGAGGAGATGCCGCCCGAGACCCACAACCTGCTCGACAGTCGCCGGTTCACCATCGCCGGCGGCACGTCCGAGGTGCAGCGCAACATCGTCGGGGAACGGGTGCTCGGCCTGGAACGCGAGATCGATCCGGGCCGGGGCAAGCCCTGGCGTGAGCTGCGGCGCAGCTGA
- a CDS encoding alpha/beta fold hydrolase: MPPDLAVPAVNIGGDRELGHFRSAEGFEEYLRLYRAGMAALPPFTFQDVATTFGTVRTYRFGGPDGTPVLLLPGRNASTPMYGGNLPPLLAHRTVYCVDLLGEAGLSVQRRRITGAEDQAQWLDETLAGLGLDRVHLLGVSFGGWSATNAAARRPGRAESLALLDPVLTFARLPITTVLASVPMAVPGVPEALRRRALRWISGGAELEDAEPVASLIASGGRDFVLRTPIPRRIPDDRLRGLDIPVLALIAGRSVIHDAHRAAERARKVLARGQVELWPQASHAINGEYPDEIAEVASTFWAKTAG, from the coding sequence ATGCCACCCGATCTCGCCGTCCCCGCCGTCAACATCGGCGGCGACCGCGAGCTCGGGCATTTCCGCAGTGCCGAGGGGTTCGAGGAGTACCTGCGGCTCTACCGCGCCGGCATGGCGGCGCTGCCGCCGTTCACGTTCCAGGACGTCGCGACGACGTTCGGCACCGTGCGGACCTACCGGTTCGGCGGGCCCGACGGCACCCCGGTGCTGCTGCTGCCCGGCCGCAACGCGTCCACCCCGATGTACGGGGGCAACCTGCCGCCGCTGCTCGCGCACCGCACGGTCTACTGCGTCGATCTGCTCGGCGAGGCGGGTCTATCGGTGCAGCGCCGCCGCATCACCGGCGCCGAGGACCAGGCCCAGTGGCTCGACGAGACGCTCGCCGGGCTCGGGCTGGACCGGGTCCATCTGCTGGGGGTGTCGTTCGGCGGCTGGAGCGCGACCAACGCCGCGGCCCGTCGGCCCGGGCGGGCGGAGTCGCTGGCGCTGCTGGATCCGGTGCTGACCTTCGCCCGGTTGCCGATCACGACCGTCCTGGCCTCGGTGCCGATGGCGGTGCCGGGGGTGCCCGAGGCGCTGCGCCGCCGGGCCCTGCGCTGGATCTCCGGCGGGGCGGAGCTCGAGGACGCCGAGCCGGTGGCCTCACTGATCGCCTCCGGCGGAAGAGATTTCGTGCTGCGCACCCCGATACCGCGCCGCATCCCCGACGATCGACTCCGCGGGCTCGACATCCCGGTGCTCGCCCTGATCGCCGGGCGCAGCGTGATCCACGACGCGCACCGGGCCGCCGAGCGCGCCCGGAAAGTGCTGGCGCGCGGGCAGGTCGAACTCTGGCCGCAGGCCTCCCACGCCATCAACGGCGAATATCCAGACGAGATCGCCGAAGTGGCCTCCACGTTCTGGGCGAAAACTGCCGGCTGA
- a CDS encoding 2Fe-2S iron-sulfur cluster-binding protein: MPTVTVQPSGITFAAAPGQTVMAAAQAAGLRWPTVCGGNGDCLVCHVSVLAGPQRLSEPSAAEAAAVRNLTGSQGGRGEHVRLACQAGVRGDVVVEKRGVRRKRIPTGQEEPGG, translated from the coding sequence ATGCCGACCGTCACCGTCCAGCCGTCCGGGATCACGTTCGCCGCGGCGCCGGGCCAGACGGTGATGGCGGCCGCGCAGGCCGCCGGGCTGCGCTGGCCGACGGTATGCGGCGGCAACGGCGACTGCCTGGTCTGCCACGTCAGCGTCCTGGCGGGCCCGCAGCGGTTGTCGGAGCCGTCGGCGGCCGAGGCGGCGGCGGTGCGCAACCTCACCGGCAGCCAGGGCGGGCGCGGCGAGCACGTGCGGCTGGCCTGCCAGGCGGGGGTGCGCGGCGACGTGGTGGTGGAAAAACGTGGGGTGCGCAGGAAGCGAATCCCAACAGGACAGGAGGAGCCGGGTGGCTGA
- a CDS encoding Zn-ribbon domain-containing OB-fold protein, which produces MAEVIDPDIMEVSDGRLRLIGGRCGACGEVEFPRKPSCRDCGGADISAMPLADRGVLWSWTVQRFPPPSPPYFGAADEFEPYGVGYVELPGEVIVEARLTESDPRRLRIGMPMTLTTVDVVTETGEHKPTFAFAPEQEGDR; this is translated from the coding sequence GTGGCTGAGGTCATCGATCCCGACATCATGGAGGTCAGCGACGGCCGGTTGCGGCTCATCGGTGGCCGCTGCGGTGCCTGCGGCGAGGTCGAATTCCCGCGCAAGCCGTCGTGTCGGGACTGCGGCGGTGCGGACATCAGCGCGATGCCGCTGGCCGATCGCGGGGTGCTGTGGAGCTGGACCGTGCAGCGCTTCCCGCCGCCGAGCCCGCCGTACTTCGGTGCTGCCGACGAGTTCGAGCCGTACGGGGTGGGCTACGTGGAACTGCCCGGCGAGGTGATCGTCGAGGCGCGGCTGACCGAATCGGACCCGCGACGGCTGCGCATCGGGATGCCGATGACGCTCACCACCGTCGACGTGGTCACCGAAACCGGGGAGCACAAACCGACTTTCGCCTTCGCGCCGGAACAGGAAGGGGATCGATGA
- a CDS encoding glutamate decarboxylase, with the protein MPNVSHTSSLEPAYTGRLSAAPVPALRLPDEAMTPDQAYRFIHDELMLDGSSRLNLATFVTTWMDPEAGQLMSETFDKNMIDKDEYPVTAAIEQRCVCMVADLFHAENLRDDDPSTAIGVSTVGSSEAVMLAGLAMKWRWRQQVGDDPKTGWKTRTPNLVMGSNVQVVWEKFCRYFDVEARYLPMEDGRYVITPEQVTAAVDEDTIGVVAILGTTYTGELEPVAEICAALEELAGGQGPDIPVHVDAASGGFVVPFLHPDLKWDFRLPRVVSINVSGHKYGLTYPGIGFVVWRNAEHLPEELVFRVNYLGGDMPTFTLNFSRPGNQVVGQYYNFLRLGRGGYTTVMRALADTARWLAAEIAALSVFELISDGTAIPVLSFKLKPGVKYTVFDISAMLRSYGWQVPAYTMPDDASDVAVLRIVVREGFSANLARALRDDLVEVLAKLDKVGVGGFSDEEHFAH; encoded by the coding sequence ATGCCCAACGTGTCGCACACCTCGTCCCTGGAACCCGCCTACACCGGTCGCCTGTCCGCCGCGCCGGTGCCCGCGCTGCGGCTGCCCGATGAGGCGATGACGCCCGATCAGGCCTACCGCTTCATCCACGACGAGCTGATGCTCGACGGCAGCTCCCGGCTGAACCTCGCCACCTTCGTCACCACCTGGATGGACCCCGAGGCCGGTCAGCTCATGTCGGAGACGTTCGACAAGAACATGATCGACAAGGACGAGTACCCGGTGACCGCGGCCATCGAGCAGCGCTGCGTGTGCATGGTCGCCGACCTGTTCCACGCCGAGAACCTGCGCGACGACGACCCGTCGACCGCCATCGGGGTGTCCACCGTCGGTTCCAGCGAGGCCGTCATGCTCGCGGGCCTGGCGATGAAGTGGCGCTGGCGCCAGCAGGTCGGCGACGACCCGAAGACCGGCTGGAAGACCCGCACGCCGAACCTGGTGATGGGCTCCAACGTGCAGGTGGTGTGGGAGAAGTTCTGCCGCTACTTCGACGTCGAAGCCCGCTACCTGCCGATGGAGGACGGGCGCTACGTCATCACCCCGGAGCAGGTGACCGCCGCCGTCGACGAGGACACCATCGGGGTGGTCGCCATCCTGGGCACCACCTACACCGGCGAACTGGAGCCCGTCGCCGAGATCTGCGCCGCCCTCGAGGAGTTGGCCGGTGGGCAGGGCCCCGACATCCCGGTGCACGTCGACGCCGCCAGCGGCGGATTCGTGGTGCCGTTCCTGCACCCGGACCTCAAGTGGGACTTCCGGCTGCCGCGGGTGGTGTCGATCAACGTCAGCGGCCACAAGTACGGCCTGACCTACCCGGGCATCGGGTTCGTGGTGTGGCGCAACGCCGAGCACCTGCCGGAGGAACTGGTGTTCCGGGTCAACTACCTCGGCGGGGACATGCCCACCTTCACGCTGAACTTCTCCCGGCCCGGCAACCAGGTGGTGGGGCAGTACTACAACTTCCTGCGGCTGGGCCGCGGGGGCTACACCACGGTGATGCGGGCCCTGGCGGACACCGCGCGGTGGCTGGCCGCCGAGATCGCGGCGCTGTCGGTGTTCGAGCTGATCTCCGACGGCACGGCCATCCCGGTGCTGTCGTTCAAGCTCAAGCCGGGCGTCAAGTACACCGTCTTCGACATCTCGGCGATGCTGCGCAGCTACGGCTGGCAGGTGCCGGCCTACACCATGCCCGACGACGCCTCCGACGTCGCGGTGCTGCGCATCGTGGTGCGCGAGGGCTTCTCGGCGAACCTGGCCCGCGCGTTGCGCGACGACCTGGTGGAGGTGCTGGCCAAGCTGGACAAGGTCGGCGTCGGTGGCTTCTCCGACGAGGAGCATTTCGCGCACTGA
- a CDS encoding acyl-CoA dehydrogenase family protein, giving the protein MDTAELTRDAPAEFAFTDEHTALRGMLAEFFVDPGETGWRRMLSEVGADEIVFDTGNPDASATAIDLAILAEQAGAALFGGPLLPSVAAGVVGGAVGDAALLAWLRDGTCTAALATGASMSTNAAGIDVTVAPVWHAADADVVVAAGTLDGAPAVALFTDLGGGLEVRDGLDLSRSIGRLNLRGARPAVLLSGPDAAAVHTALGRRIDLVTSAELLGVAQHVLDGTVEYVDKRIQFGRSIGSFQAVKHRLVDLLAAVELARSAVYGAAWRLAGAPHALGTDIDLAVAAVLSRKAALAVTKAGVQLHGGIAITWEHWAHHYLRRANSVVALTGSPAEYRRRLAELIDRRDA; this is encoded by the coding sequence ATGGACACCGCCGAACTGACCCGCGACGCGCCCGCGGAGTTCGCGTTCACCGACGAACACACCGCGCTGCGCGGCATGCTCGCCGAGTTCTTCGTCGACCCCGGCGAAACCGGCTGGCGCCGAATGCTTTCCGAGGTCGGCGCCGACGAGATCGTGTTCGACACCGGTAACCCGGACGCCTCGGCCACCGCGATCGACCTCGCCATCCTGGCCGAGCAGGCCGGTGCCGCACTGTTCGGCGGCCCGCTGCTGCCCAGCGTCGCCGCGGGGGTGGTGGGCGGCGCCGTCGGCGACGCTGCACTGCTGGCCTGGCTGCGCGACGGGACGTGCACCGCCGCGTTGGCCACCGGCGCCTCGATGAGCACCAACGCCGCCGGCATCGACGTCACCGTCGCACCGGTGTGGCACGCCGCCGACGCCGACGTCGTCGTGGCCGCCGGCACCCTCGACGGGGCACCGGCGGTGGCGCTGTTCACGGACCTGGGCGGCGGCCTCGAGGTGCGGGACGGGCTGGACCTGTCCCGGTCGATCGGGCGACTCAACCTGCGCGGCGCGCGTCCCGCCGTCCTGTTGAGCGGTCCGGATGCCGCTGCGGTGCACACCGCGCTGGGCCGCCGGATCGACCTGGTGACCTCCGCCGAACTGCTCGGCGTGGCCCAGCACGTGCTGGACGGGACCGTCGAATACGTCGACAAGCGCATCCAGTTCGGCCGCAGCATCGGTTCGTTCCAGGCGGTCAAGCATCGGCTGGTGGATCTGCTGGCGGCCGTCGAACTGGCCCGCTCGGCGGTGTACGGGGCCGCCTGGCGGCTGGCCGGGGCGCCGCACGCGCTGGGCACCGACATCGACCTCGCCGTGGCGGCGGTGCTGTCCCGTAAGGCCGCGCTGGCGGTCACCAAGGCAGGCGTCCAGCTGCACGGCGGCATCGCGATCACCTGGGAACACTGGGCGCACCACTACCTGCGCCGCGCCAATTCGGTTGTCGCGCTGACCGGCTCGCCCGCCGAATACCGGCGCCGGCTGGCCGAGCTGATCGATCGGCGGGACGCATGA
- a CDS encoding thiolase family protein: MSVANSVAIVGVGCRPFGRYQDTTVRTEAVAAARAALADAGVSWPQIQYAVGGSMDGGPADTLVADLGLTGVPFVNVFNGCATGSSSLISAVHTISSGAADLALVIGFDSHPRGAFAIDPTAMGLGQWYGSSGLALTSQFFALKIQRYLHEHDLSPQLLTKVAAKAFRNGSLNPNAWRRKPLTEADIEASMMLSDPLRQYMLCSPGDGATALVLCNAQRAKEFSPHPVYVAASAVRTRRPGSFEVLAPSLSVRRGVSPSVDAAAAAFELAGIGPADVDLAQLQDTDAGAEIIHMAETGLCADGEQQALIEAGETELTGRLPINTDGGVLANGEPIGASGLRQIHENVLQLRGTAGERQVPGRPKVALSHVYGAPGLSGCTLLTR, translated from the coding sequence ATGTCCGTGGCGAATTCCGTGGCGATTGTTGGCGTCGGCTGCCGGCCGTTCGGCCGCTACCAGGACACCACCGTGCGCACCGAGGCGGTGGCCGCCGCGCGCGCCGCGCTGGCCGACGCGGGCGTGTCCTGGCCGCAGATCCAGTACGCCGTCGGCGGCAGCATGGACGGCGGACCGGCCGACACCCTGGTCGCCGACCTCGGCCTGACCGGCGTGCCGTTCGTCAACGTGTTCAACGGCTGCGCCACCGGCAGCAGCTCGCTGATCTCGGCCGTGCACACCATCAGCTCCGGGGCCGCCGATCTGGCGCTGGTCATCGGGTTCGACTCCCACCCGCGCGGCGCCTTCGCCATCGACCCGACGGCGATGGGGCTGGGGCAGTGGTACGGCAGCTCGGGGCTGGCGCTGACCTCGCAGTTCTTCGCGTTGAAGATCCAGCGCTACCTGCACGAGCACGACCTGTCGCCGCAGCTGCTGACCAAGGTCGCCGCCAAGGCGTTCCGCAACGGCTCGCTGAACCCCAACGCCTGGCGGCGAAAGCCGCTGACCGAGGCCGACATCGAGGCCTCGATGATGCTGTCGGACCCGCTGCGCCAGTACATGCTGTGCTCACCGGGCGACGGCGCCACCGCGTTGGTGCTCTGTAATGCCCAGCGGGCCAAGGAGTTCAGTCCGCACCCGGTGTACGTCGCCGCGTCGGCGGTGCGCACCCGCCGGCCCGGCTCGTTCGAGGTGCTGGCCCCGTCGCTGTCGGTGCGACGCGGGGTCAGCCCGTCCGTCGACGCCGCCGCGGCGGCCTTCGAACTGGCCGGCATCGGACCCGCCGACGTCGACCTGGCGCAACTGCAGGACACCGACGCCGGCGCCGAGATCATCCACATGGCCGAGACCGGCCTGTGCGCCGACGGCGAACAGCAGGCGCTGATCGAGGCCGGCGAGACCGAACTGACCGGGCGGTTACCGATCAACACCGACGGCGGGGTGCTGGCCAACGGGGAACCGATCGGCGCCTCCGGTCTGCGGCAGATCCACGAGAACGTCCTGCAGTTGCGCGGCACCGCGGGGGAACGGCAGGTGCCCGGGCGACCCAAGGTGGCGTTGTCCCACGTCTACGGTGCCCCGGGCCTGAGCGGCTGCACCCTCCTGACGCGGTGA
- a CDS encoding ferredoxin: protein MKVRVNPDRCVGNGICEAVAPELFIVEDDGQARLLVDDIPAAQHELATEAVQSCPAQALDILDTERRP from the coding sequence ATGAAAGTGCGGGTGAACCCCGACCGCTGCGTGGGCAACGGGATCTGCGAGGCCGTCGCACCGGAGCTGTTTATCGTCGAAGACGACGGTCAGGCAAGGCTTTTGGTCGACGACATCCCGGCCGCACAACACGAACTCGCCACCGAGGCGGTGCAGTCCTGCCCGGCCCAGGCGCTCGACATCCTCGACACCGAAAGGCGACCCTGA
- a CDS encoding NAD(P)H-hydrate dehydratase encodes MRHYYTAEVIRDAEAPLLAALPDGALMRRAAYGLAVATARELRARTGAVAGRRICAVVGSGDNGGDALWAATLLRRRGVAADAVLLNPDRAHPAGLAAFRAAGGRVAQSIAPTTDLVLDGVVGIGATGPLRPDAAAVFAGTDAPVVAVDLPSGIDVHTGARPGPAVQAALTVTFGGLKPVHALADCGRVELVDIGLQLPDTDLLGFEAGDVAARWPVPGRRDDKYTQGVTGVLAGSQTYPGAAILSAGAAVAAHSGMVRYAGSAAAEVVSHWPEVVAAPTPEQAGRVQAWVVGPGLGTDATAEQTLRFALSADVPVLVDADGLTLLAQHRELVTDRAAPTVLTPHAGEFERLAGRGPGEDRVSAARTLAAELGAVVLLKGHVTVIAAPDGPVYLNPAGGSWAATAGSGDVLSGIIGALLAAGLAPVEAAAAGAFVHTRAAELSAADPGPAPVPTSAARILSHIRSALARIL; translated from the coding sequence ATGCGGCACTACTACACCGCCGAGGTGATCCGCGACGCCGAGGCCCCACTGCTCGCCGCGCTGCCCGACGGCGCGCTGATGCGCCGCGCCGCCTACGGTTTGGCGGTCGCGACCGCCCGCGAACTGCGCGCCCGCACCGGCGCGGTGGCCGGGCGCCGGATCTGCGCCGTCGTCGGCTCCGGCGACAACGGCGGCGACGCGCTGTGGGCCGCGACCCTGCTGCGTCGCCGGGGCGTGGCCGCTGACGCGGTGCTGCTCAACCCGGACCGCGCCCACCCCGCGGGGCTGGCGGCGTTCCGCGCCGCCGGCGGCCGCGTGGCGCAAAGCATCGCCCCGACAACCGATCTGGTGCTCGACGGCGTGGTCGGCATCGGCGCCACCGGCCCGCTGCGCCCCGACGCGGCCGCGGTGTTCGCGGGCACCGACGCGCCCGTCGTCGCCGTCGACCTGCCCAGCGGCATCGACGTGCACACCGGGGCGCGCCCCGGACCCGCGGTGCAGGCCGCGCTGACGGTCACCTTCGGTGGGCTCAAACCCGTACACGCACTGGCCGATTGCGGACGTGTCGAACTCGTCGACATCGGTTTGCAGTTGCCCGACACCGACCTGCTCGGATTCGAGGCGGGCGACGTCGCCGCCCGCTGGCCCGTCCCGGGCCGCCGCGACGACAAGTACACCCAGGGCGTCACCGGGGTGCTGGCCGGCTCGCAGACCTACCCGGGGGCGGCGATCCTGTCCGCCGGCGCGGCCGTGGCCGCCCACTCCGGCATGGTGCGCTACGCGGGAAGCGCTGCCGCCGAGGTGGTTTCACACTGGCCCGAGGTGGTCGCCGCGCCCACCCCGGAGCAGGCCGGCCGGGTGCAGGCGTGGGTCGTCGGCCCGGGCCTGGGCACCGACGCGACCGCCGAGCAGACCCTGCGCTTCGCGCTCTCGGCCGACGTGCCGGTTCTTGTCGACGCCGACGGGCTCACGCTGCTGGCCCAACACCGCGAACTGGTGACCGACCGCGCCGCGCCGACCGTGCTGACCCCGCACGCCGGCGAATTCGAACGGCTCGCCGGGCGAGGACCGGGCGAGGATCGGGTGTCCGCGGCGCGCACACTGGCCGCCGAACTGGGCGCCGTCGTGCTGCTCAAGGGCCACGTCACCGTCATCGCGGCGCCGGACGGCCCGGTGTATCTCAACCCGGCCGGCGGATCCTGGGCGGCCACGGCCGGATCCGGCGACGTGCTCTCCGGGATCATCGGCGCGCTGCTGGCCGCCGGTCTGGCGCCGGTGGAGGCCGCCGCCGCGGGGGCCTTCGTGCACACCCGCGCCGCCGAACTGTCCGCCGCCGATCCCGGCCCCGCGCCCGTGCCCACCTCGGCGGCGCGCATCCTGTCCCATATCCGCTCAGCGCTGGCCCGCATCCTCTAG
- a CDS encoding lipoyl domain-containing protein: protein MEIKMPKLDVTMTEGTFLGWLVPDGTAVDEGEDLYTVGTDKVSTDIPAPIAGTLRYGPVAEDETYPVGTTLGTLDA, encoded by the coding sequence ATGGAAATCAAGATGCCCAAGCTCGACGTGACCATGACCGAGGGCACCTTCCTCGGCTGGCTGGTGCCCGACGGCACCGCGGTGGACGAGGGTGAGGACCTCTACACCGTCGGCACCGACAAGGTGTCCACCGACATCCCCGCCCCGATCGCCGGCACGCTGCGCTATGGGCCGGTCGCCGAGGACGAGACCTACCCCGTCGGAACCACTTTGGGCACCCTGGACGCCTAG
- the glmS gene encoding glutamine--fructose-6-phosphate transaminase (isomerizing), translated as MCGIVGYVGHRPARGIVVDALRRMEYRGYDSAGVALLDGSGQMTVRRRAGRLANLEEALAETDDAALAGATGMGHTRWATHGRPTDRNAHPHRDAAGKLAVVHNGIIENFAVLREELEAAGVEFASDTDTEVAVHLVSRSYKDGPTAGDFLASVFSVLGRLEGHFTLVFAHADEPGTIVAARRSTPLVVGIGDGEMFIGSDVAAFIEHTRHAVELGQDQAVVITADGYRITDFAGNDDAANAREFQIDWDLSAAEKGGYEYFMLKEIAEQPQAVADTLLGHFVDGRIVLDEQRMSDQELREVDKVFIVACGTAYHSGMLAKYAIEHWTRLPVEVELASEFRYRDPVLDRSTLVIAISQSGETADTLEAVRHAKDQKAKVLAICNTNGSQIPRECDAVLYTRAGPEIGVASTKTFLAQIAANYLVGLALAQARGTKYTDEVAREYQELEAMPALVAEVLTRMDAVAAIAGQFVASPTVLFLGRHVGYPVALEGALKLKELAYMHAEGFAAGELKHGPIALIEDGLPVIVVMPSPKGTAMLHSKLLSNIREIQARGAVTVVIAEEGDETVRPYADYLIEMPAVSTLLQPLLSTIPLQVFAAAVAQARGYDVDKPRNLAKSVTVE; from the coding sequence ATGTGCGGAATCGTCGGTTATGTCGGGCATCGTCCTGCCCGTGGCATCGTGGTCGACGCGCTGCGCCGGATGGAATACCGCGGCTATGACTCCGCGGGCGTAGCGCTGCTCGACGGCAGTGGCCAGATGACCGTGCGGCGCCGCGCCGGGCGGCTGGCCAACCTCGAAGAGGCCCTGGCCGAGACCGATGACGCGGCCCTGGCCGGCGCCACCGGCATGGGCCATACCCGCTGGGCCACCCACGGGCGTCCCACCGACCGCAACGCGCACCCGCACCGCGACGCCGCGGGCAAGCTGGCCGTCGTTCACAACGGCATCATCGAGAACTTCGCCGTCCTGCGCGAGGAACTCGAGGCCGCCGGCGTGGAGTTCGCCAGCGACACCGACACCGAGGTCGCCGTGCACCTGGTGTCGCGGTCCTACAAGGACGGACCCACCGCCGGGGACTTCCTGGCCTCGGTGTTTTCCGTGCTGGGCCGGCTGGAGGGGCACTTCACCCTGGTGTTCGCCCACGCCGACGAACCGGGCACCATCGTGGCCGCCCGCCGCTCCACCCCGCTGGTCGTGGGCATCGGCGACGGGGAGATGTTCATCGGCTCCGACGTCGCCGCGTTCATCGAGCACACCCGGCACGCGGTGGAACTCGGTCAGGATCAGGCCGTCGTGATCACCGCCGACGGCTACCGGATCACCGACTTCGCCGGCAACGACGACGCCGCCAACGCCCGCGAGTTCCAGATCGACTGGGATCTGTCGGCCGCCGAGAAGGGCGGCTACGAGTACTTCATGCTCAAGGAGATCGCCGAGCAGCCCCAGGCGGTCGCCGACACCCTGCTGGGCCACTTCGTCGACGGCCGCATCGTGCTCGACGAGCAGCGGATGAGCGATCAAGAACTGCGCGAGGTCGACAAGGTCTTCATCGTCGCCTGCGGCACCGCCTATCACTCCGGGATGCTGGCCAAGTACGCCATCGAGCACTGGACCCGGCTGCCCGTCGAGGTGGAACTCGCCAGCGAGTTCCGTTACCGCGACCCCGTGCTGGACCGCAGCACGCTGGTGATCGCCATCTCGCAGTCCGGCGAGACCGCCGACACCCTCGAGGCCGTGCGGCACGCCAAGGATCAGAAGGCCAAGGTGCTGGCCATCTGCAACACCAACGGCAGCCAGATCCCGCGCGAATGCGATGCGGTGCTCTACACCCGCGCCGGGCCGGAGATCGGCGTCGCGTCCACCAAGACGTTCCTGGCGCAGATCGCCGCCAACTACCTCGTCGGGCTGGCGTTGGCGCAGGCCCGCGGCACCAAGTACACCGACGAGGTGGCCCGCGAGTACCAGGAACTGGAGGCGATGCCCGCGCTGGTCGCCGAGGTGCTCACCCGGATGGACGCGGTGGCCGCGATCGCCGGCCAGTTCGTCGCGTCGCCCACCGTGCTGTTCCTCGGCCGCCACGTCGGCTACCCGGTGGCGCTCGAGGGTGCGCTCAAGCTCAAGGAGCTGGCCTACATGCACGCCGAGGGCTTTGCCGCCGGCGAGCTCAAGCACGGCCCGATCGCGCTGATCGAGGACGGCCTGCCGGTGATCGTCGTGATGCCCTCCCCGAAGGGCACCGCGATGCTGCACTCCAAGCTGCTGTCCAACATCCGCGAGATCCAGGCGCGCGGCGCGGTGACCGTGGTGATCGCCGAGGAGGGCGACGAGACGGTGCGGCCCTACGCCGACTACCTCATCGAAATGCCCGCGGTGTCAACGCTTCTCCAGCCGCTGCTGTCGACCATCCCGCTGCAGGTGTTCGCCGCCGCGGTGGCCCAGGCCCGCGGGTACGACGTGGACAAGCCGCGCAACCTGGCGAAGTCGGTCACCGTCGAGTAG